A genomic stretch from Vulpes lagopus strain Blue_001 chromosome 11, ASM1834538v1, whole genome shotgun sequence includes:
- the LOC121471571 gene encoding ubiquitin carboxyl-terminal hydrolase isozyme L1-like has protein sequence MGPVGAQPLAKKIEELKGQEVSPKVYFMKQTIGNSCGTIGLIHAVANNQDKLEFEDGSVLKQFLSETEKLSPEDRAKCFEKNEAIQAAHDAVAQEGQCRVDDKVNFHFILFNNVDGHLYELDGRMSFPGNHGTSSEDSLLQDAAKVCREFTERAQGEVCFSAVALCKAA, from the exons ATGGGTCCAGTGGGAGCACAGCCCTTGGCCAAAAAG ATTGAAGAACTGAAGGGACAGGAAGTCAGTCCTAAGGTGTACTTCATGAAGCAGACCATTGGGAACTCCTGTGGTACCATCGGGCTTATCCATGCAGTGGCCAATAACCAAGACAAACTGGAGTTTGAGGATGGGTCAGTCCTAAAACAGTTTCTTTCTGAAACGGAGAAGCTGTCCCCTGAAGACCGagcaaaatgctttgaaaagaatGAGGCCATTCAGGCAGCCCATGATGCCGTGGCACAGGAAGGCCAATGTCGGGTAGATGACaaagtgaattttcattttattctgtttaacAACGTGGATGGCCATCTCTATGAACTTGATGGACGAATGTCTTTTCCAGGAAACCATGGCACCAGTTCAGAGGACTCCTTGCTGCAGGATGCCGCCAAGGTCTGCAGAGAATTCACTGAGCGTGCGCAAGGGGAGGTCTGCTTTTCTGCTGTGGCACTCTGCAAGGCAGCCTAA